The following proteins are co-located in the Maridesulfovibrio ferrireducens genome:
- the trbL gene encoding P-type conjugative transfer protein TrbL: MLSYIIFFLLSYLKVFELEQPNHFGEKLSLLAQLFVPVALFLSEPFQDYFGHKQTTKNLETKLLKNKLINALELLILVLIILKNKLFNVKFIILFSVLLLAFFYSDLAFADDAEKTTQNLDFPSKLLSEIETAAKTWGPAIQRYSLSLFKSLLIIEIAWMGIQAILKGSDLQQILAEFVLLIIYACFMLAILYHYEEWANALIKSFGSVATKTGAPKISPKDIFIYGIIIIGNMLNTLSVLNIPLSIGIIFCCLIIAITFTLITAQIVMVKCEAFIVLNAGAILLGFGGSKFTKDYAINFLRYALSVAVKLFVLQLLLGMSMNFIEKFTSVNTKSFADIFLVICSSILILALVKSIPDIVSGIVNGSHVSTGSALTSAFSAVGIGTMTAMQGLKAAGGGIIDGKRGVDAVREGANMASSQGATGFAKAAQTVKNLGGAMRDNIGSSGMGNIRSSIKARHEAFKMEQDSFSNSDK; the protein is encoded by the coding sequence ATGCTATCTTATATCATTTTTTTTCTTCTTTCTTATCTAAAAGTTTTTGAGCTTGAGCAGCCAAATCATTTTGGAGAAAAACTCTCGTTGCTTGCTCAGCTTTTTGTTCCTGTAGCACTTTTTCTTTCTGAGCCTTTTCAAGATTATTTTGGCCACAAGCAAACAACAAAAAACTTAGAAACAAAGTTGTTAAAAAACAAATTAATAAACGCACTTGAACTCCTTATTTTAGTTTTAATTATTTTAAAAAATAAACTTTTTAATGTCAAATTCATTATTCTTTTTTCTGTATTACTACTGGCATTTTTCTACTCAGATTTGGCCTTTGCTGATGATGCAGAAAAAACAACACAAAATTTAGATTTTCCATCAAAACTGCTTTCTGAAATTGAAACTGCAGCCAAAACATGGGGACCAGCTATCCAAAGATACTCCCTCAGCCTGTTCAAAAGTTTGCTCATAATAGAAATAGCATGGATGGGAATTCAAGCCATACTTAAGGGCTCTGATCTTCAGCAAATCTTGGCAGAATTTGTACTGCTGATTATATATGCATGTTTCATGCTGGCTATTTTGTATCATTATGAAGAGTGGGCCAATGCTTTAATCAAGTCTTTTGGAAGTGTTGCAACAAAAACGGGAGCGCCTAAAATTAGTCCCAAAGATATTTTTATCTATGGAATAATAATTATAGGCAACATGTTAAACACTCTTAGTGTATTAAATATACCGTTAAGCATTGGAATAATCTTCTGCTGCTTAATCATCGCCATTACCTTTACACTTATCACCGCCCAAATTGTTATGGTGAAATGTGAAGCATTTATAGTACTCAATGCCGGAGCCATCCTTTTAGGATTCGGTGGTTCTAAATTTACTAAAGACTACGCAATTAATTTTCTTCGCTACGCCCTTTCTGTTGCTGTAAAGCTCTTTGTCCTACAGCTTTTATTAGGAATGAGCATGAATTTTATTGAAAAGTTCACTTCTGTAAATACGAAGAGCTTTGCTGATATATTCCTAGTAATTTGCTCCTCTATCCTGATCCTCGCTCTCGTCAAATCCATCCCTGATATCGTTTCCGGAATTGTTAACGGCTCGCACGTATCCACTGGTAGTGCTTTGACTTCCGCATTTTCTGCGGTTGGGATTGGAACTATGACAGCTATGCAAGGTCTTAAAGCTGCTGGAGGTGGAATTATTGACGGCAAGCGCGGAGTTGATGCTGTCCGCGAAGGTGCAAACATGGCGAGTTCACAAGGAGCAACCGGATTCGCTAAAGCAGCTCAAACCGTTAAAAATCTTGGTGGAGCCATGCGGGACAACATAGGTAGCAGCGGCATGGGCAACATAAGAAGCAGTATAAAAGCCCGCCACGAAGCTTTCAAAATGGAACAGGATAGTTTTTCTAACAGCGATAAATAG
- a CDS encoding type IV secretion system protein: MSNETNPYLDARAEWLERYGSYIESRNQWRIASLIALLIAVLSISINFVQITQNKVIPYVVEVDKLGHSVAVKRADSTVNVSDRIIQAEIANLIVNWRTVTADIGLQKKMVTKMSSFVTGAARGATRSWYEANNPYERGQKVLVEVDIKGIPLPVSSESWRIEWLETIRNHSGVAMSSTKYEATLKVRISSPTTDSQIIRNPAGVYITELSWAKLLEQ, from the coding sequence ATGTCAAATGAAACCAACCCATACCTCGATGCGCGAGCTGAATGGCTTGAACGCTATGGATCTTACATAGAAAGCCGTAACCAGTGGCGCATCGCTTCACTCATAGCTCTTCTAATTGCCGTGCTGTCCATCAGCATAAACTTTGTTCAGATCACACAGAACAAAGTCATTCCTTATGTGGTTGAAGTGGACAAACTCGGCCACTCTGTTGCGGTTAAACGCGCAGATTCTACGGTCAATGTCTCTGACCGGATCATACAAGCGGAAATTGCAAACCTCATTGTTAACTGGCGGACAGTTACAGCAGATATCGGCCTTCAAAAAAAGATGGTCACTAAAATGTCTTCCTTTGTAACCGGAGCAGCGCGCGGTGCAACCCGCAGTTGGTACGAAGCCAACAACCCATATGAACGAGGTCAAAAGGTTCTCGTTGAAGTCGATATCAAAGGAATCCCTCTTCCTGTCAGCAGTGAAAGCTGGCGCATTGAATGGCTGGAAACAATCCGAAACCATTCCGGTGTGGCCATGTCCAGCACCAAATATGAAGCGACTCTCAAGGTTCGCATTTCTTCCCCAACAACAGACAGCCAAATTATCAGGAATCCTGCCGGTGTATATATCACCGAATTGTCCTGGGCAAAACTTCTTGAGCAATAG
- the trbG gene encoding P-type conjugative transfer protein TrbG, with protein MNRIIFISFCLVLLTCNSVSAATETDQQGLANKVFAQHNPAPEKDLGGNVGIAISQPAPDYISKTDVRLNSKEWKALKLSKEWINRKVNPIMHSNGKIVYVFGATLPTIICSPLMASDLEFQPGENVNDVIIGDTARWIVVVAQSGLSGRESTHLVIKPLDAGLVTTAVITTDRRTYHLKLVSRRKGYTPYVAFIYPEDQEKILKASLKKKRRKESWKSTEIEGKPTDLSALDFGYSITGDEASWKPMRVYNDGIRTFIQLPRTSTQTEIPVLLVEKAGEESIVNYRVKGNAMIVDEIFEKAILVAGTGMDQEKVEIKRLETK; from the coding sequence ATGAACCGAATTATTTTCATATCATTTTGCCTTGTTCTACTAACTTGTAATTCTGTCTCAGCAGCAACTGAGACGGACCAACAAGGGTTAGCAAATAAGGTATTTGCCCAGCACAATCCTGCACCTGAAAAAGATTTAGGTGGAAATGTAGGAATTGCGATAAGCCAACCCGCGCCAGACTATATTAGTAAAACGGACGTTCGTTTGAACAGTAAAGAATGGAAGGCTTTAAAGCTCTCTAAAGAGTGGATTAATCGCAAGGTGAATCCAATAATGCATAGCAATGGCAAGATCGTTTATGTTTTTGGCGCCACTTTGCCGACCATTATTTGTTCCCCTCTCATGGCTTCTGACCTGGAATTTCAGCCCGGTGAAAACGTCAATGACGTCATCATCGGTGACACTGCCCGATGGATTGTTGTTGTAGCTCAGTCCGGTCTTTCAGGACGGGAAAGCACTCACCTTGTTATTAAGCCGCTTGATGCAGGACTTGTAACAACCGCAGTTATTACGACCGACCGCAGAACTTACCATCTTAAGCTTGTCTCCCGCCGCAAGGGATACACCCCGTATGTCGCGTTCATCTATCCTGAAGATCAGGAGAAAATACTTAAAGCCAGCCTCAAGAAAAAACGCCGCAAAGAGTCTTGGAAAAGTACAGAAATAGAAGGAAAACCCACGGATCTATCCGCGCTTGATTTTGGTTACTCCATCACAGGAGATGAAGCCAGTTGGAAGCCGATGCGGGTCTACAATGACGGCATCCGGACTTTTATTCAGCTCCCCAGAACATCCACGCAGACTGAAATTCCCGTTCTACTCGTCGAGAAGGCCGGAGAAGAATCAATCGTCAACTACAGGGTCAAGGGCAACGCCATGATCGTGGACGAGATCTTTGAAAAAGCAATTCTAGTGGCTGGCACCGGCATGGATCAGGAAAAAGTTGAAATAAAAAGACTGGAGACCAAATGA
- a CDS encoding TcpQ domain-containing protein, with protein MKLLFTLLLLTIPFTGCTAFKIMKKHVTIAEQTAPMYEDHEVEPLVEEAALKVATHYPPGRTVFHMNVSDNPFGRQFENNLRGQGFQFSPKTTDPNVLNVNQVFDAIGNSTMYYLHIQSSDGWSFGQVYNLTFEGFQKAGLLTQTPAFFEFVGDDSQQVESPLNENWSIVPGGLKDQLKRWAGRAEYQLVWKAGHDFQMQAHATFRDTFPRAVKRMFSRMHAGGNSLRVTIYQANKVIEVCED; from the coding sequence ATGAAATTACTTTTTACACTTCTTCTACTGACCATTCCCTTCACTGGCTGCACTGCTTTTAAAATTATGAAAAAGCATGTGACAATCGCAGAGCAAACTGCGCCCATGTACGAAGATCACGAAGTTGAACCTCTGGTTGAAGAAGCCGCGCTCAAAGTTGCAACGCACTACCCTCCCGGCAGAACTGTTTTTCACATGAATGTTTCAGACAATCCTTTTGGAAGACAGTTTGAAAACAATCTACGTGGTCAAGGATTTCAATTCAGCCCCAAAACCACCGATCCTAATGTCCTGAATGTGAATCAGGTGTTCGACGCCATAGGCAACAGCACCATGTACTACCTGCATATCCAGTCTTCTGACGGCTGGTCATTTGGGCAGGTCTACAATCTTACATTTGAAGGCTTTCAAAAAGCCGGACTCCTTACCCAGACACCCGCCTTTTTTGAATTTGTCGGTGACGATTCTCAGCAAGTGGAATCACCACTCAATGAAAATTGGTCCATTGTTCCCGGTGGACTTAAGGATCAGCTCAAACGCTGGGCAGGCAGGGCAGAATATCAGCTCGTCTGGAAAGCCGGTCATGACTTCCAAATGCAAGCTCACGCCACTTTCAGAGACACATTTCCAAGAGCGGTTAAACGTATGTTTTCCAGAATGCACGCCGGCGGAAATTCCCTGCGCGTAACCATCTATCAAGCAAATAAAGTCATTGAAGTTTGCGAGGATTAA
- a CDS encoding type II secretory pathway component PulD-like protein produces the protein MKHFILFILIMSLCSCGSFKPSPQERSVKSRAAAMDYATKKKTVRVVHAPYLGAIPVELDEHRLPAVFARRITLHASGSASELAKQINELVPVRIEVENSSPVANTEDKQVTKKMKLNYDGKLKGLLDSLCEYFGMGWEFDDITSKVEITRFQTKSFSLAVAPGNISYESIITNKSQTSGGSSDSGSIEGVGQTSKTSDSVSQTSQTNKATFVGDVWDDTSKAISTMLSKDGQVVINQAAGMVTVTDTSTALRRVSKYIKSLNIKMGRQVALAVKVWALELNHNADAGFNLETALQAGQASLGLMGGQPYNTISGAGTLTAAILDGSWKDSKLVLRALKQNGRTTLLTSGSGIVMNNQALPVQVVKRDSYLAGMSSSRDNQSVQTSELTPGEVSTGFSMTVIPHIMNNRKAILQYNINLSSLDSLTEFSTGDMKVQLPEVSTRSFSQRVTMKCGQTLILAGFEQETNQESKGLGITSGGNSQKYGKSLIIITIEMESAGV, from the coding sequence ATGAAACATTTTATATTATTCATTCTCATAATGTCTCTTTGCAGTTGCGGAAGCTTTAAACCTTCCCCGCAGGAAAGGTCTGTGAAAAGCAGAGCTGCGGCAATGGATTATGCGACCAAAAAGAAAACGGTCAGAGTTGTTCATGCTCCATATCTAGGAGCTATTCCGGTCGAGCTGGATGAACATAGATTGCCGGCAGTATTTGCAAGACGGATTACACTGCATGCTTCCGGCAGTGCTTCAGAACTGGCCAAACAAATTAATGAACTTGTTCCCGTCCGCATCGAGGTTGAAAACAGCAGTCCAGTTGCTAATACAGAAGACAAACAAGTCACAAAAAAAATGAAGCTGAACTATGACGGTAAGCTCAAAGGATTGCTTGATTCTTTGTGTGAATATTTCGGCATGGGCTGGGAATTTGATGATATCACTTCCAAAGTTGAAATCACGCGGTTTCAGACCAAATCATTCAGTCTTGCCGTTGCTCCCGGCAACATTTCTTACGAATCCATCATTACCAACAAATCACAAACTTCCGGCGGATCTTCTGACTCCGGAAGTATTGAAGGAGTCGGCCAAACATCTAAGACTTCCGACAGCGTAAGCCAGACTTCTCAGACCAACAAAGCCACCTTTGTGGGCGATGTATGGGATGACACATCCAAGGCCATTTCAACAATGCTTTCAAAAGACGGCCAAGTTGTAATCAATCAGGCTGCCGGCATGGTTACTGTTACCGATACTTCTACAGCCCTGCGCAGAGTCAGCAAGTATATCAAATCTCTGAACATCAAAATGGGCAGACAGGTTGCTCTGGCCGTTAAAGTCTGGGCTCTGGAATTGAACCATAATGCGGATGCCGGCTTCAATCTCGAAACAGCTCTGCAAGCAGGACAAGCAAGTCTCGGGCTTATGGGCGGCCAGCCATACAATACGATTTCCGGAGCAGGAACGCTGACTGCGGCGATTCTTGACGGTTCATGGAAGGACTCCAAGCTTGTTCTCAGAGCTTTAAAACAGAACGGACGCACCACTCTGCTTACTTCCGGTTCAGGAATCGTCATGAACAATCAGGCTCTACCTGTTCAGGTTGTTAAGCGTGATTCCTACCTTGCCGGCATGAGCAGCAGCCGTGACAACCAATCTGTTCAGACTTCAGAACTCACGCCCGGTGAAGTCTCTACCGGATTTTCCATGACGGTTATTCCTCACATTATGAATAATCGAAAAGCAATCCTTCAATACAACATCAATCTTTCATCACTTGATTCTCTTACCGAGTTTTCGACCGGAGACATGAAAGTTCAGCTCCCTGAAGTTTCCACTCGCAGTTTCAGCCAGCGCGTAACCATGAAATGCGGACAGACTTTAATTCTGGCCGGATTTGAACAGGAAACTAATCAAGAATCAAAAGGACTCGGAATCACTTCCGGCGGGAACAGTCAGAAATACGGAAAGAGCCTCATCATAATCACCATTGAAATGGAAAGTGCGGGAGTCTAA